A genomic stretch from Planifilum fimeticola includes:
- a CDS encoding YolD-like family protein: MDRGNKMWEGHRVILPEHRDPLLEQRQRKNVYHTPEMADNALEEINRVIEWSRVKKKPIALTYANKYGPKRFTGYVTRIDPIERWLVIQNREDKRVIPLSKIIGAETVTNGGSTE; encoded by the coding sequence ATGGATCGCGGAAACAAGATGTGGGAGGGGCACAGGGTTATTCTCCCTGAGCACCGGGACCCGTTGTTGGAGCAAAGACAGAGGAAGAATGTGTACCATACGCCGGAGATGGCCGATAATGCGCTGGAGGAAATCAACCGGGTCATCGAATGGTCCCGGGTGAAGAAAAAACCGATCGCGCTGACCTACGCCAACAAGTACGGACCGAAAAGGTTTACCGGCTACGTCACACGCATCGACCCCATCGAGCGGTGGCTGGTGATCCAAAACAGGGAAGACAAGAGGGTGATCCCCCTGTCCAAGATCATCGGAGCCGAAACGGTGACGAACGGGGGATCAACCGAGTAG
- a CDS encoding flavodoxin family protein, which yields MSILVLYGSQREESNAKKLTQVVLEGIPHHAIDLRNHTILPIDDRRHVPGGFLPVDDDYDTVIQEVLRHDTLIFSLPIYWYGIPGRMKNFFDRWSVSLRDSRFDFKEIMRRKTAYTIAVGGDNPRVKGLPLIQQFQYIFDFVGITFGGYIIGQANQPGEIENDLMALAEAEQLNRILRQIVQE from the coding sequence TTGAGCATTCTGGTTTTGTACGGCAGTCAACGTGAGGAGAGCAACGCCAAAAAGCTGACCCAGGTGGTATTGGAAGGAATCCCCCATCATGCGATCGATCTCAGGAATCACACCATCCTTCCCATCGATGATCGCCGTCATGTTCCGGGCGGATTTCTACCTGTAGACGATGATTACGATACCGTCATCCAAGAGGTGTTGCGCCACGATACGCTGATTTTCAGCTTGCCGATCTATTGGTACGGTATTCCGGGGCGGATGAAAAATTTTTTCGACCGATGGTCGGTCAGCCTGCGGGATTCCCGTTTTGATTTTAAGGAAATCATGCGGCGCAAAACCGCCTACACCATTGCCGTCGGCGGTGACAATCCCCGTGTCAAAGGCTTGCCACTCATTCAACAATTCCAGTACATCTTCGATTTCGTGGGTATAACGTTCGGCGGCTACATCATCGGCCAAGCAAACCAACCGGGGGAAATCGAAAATGACCTCATGGCACTCGCCGAGGCGGAACAGCTGAACCGGATCTTGCGGCAAATCGTTCAGGAATAA
- a CDS encoding GNAT family N-acetyltransferase, which translates to MIRELTEADRQKVLDFLMPESSFNLFLIGDIHNYGFCREFQRLWGDFDNQGNLRAVLLRYYGNYIPYSRRKFDAKGFARLTLERGDLKIFSGIKEIVDQFQSLNLLPLDWANRRNLHFAELDRAEQLFLDGMNDIYQVRKGTIDDVPAMTALIHQIEEFAPDDSTEPALRQAFETGDGRTYVVTREGEMVSMARTTAENPHSAMIVGVATHPAHRRQGLASLAMSHLCREVLAEGKKLCLFYDNPAAGTIYRRIGFREIGMWSMVNAEQGK; encoded by the coding sequence ATGATCCGGGAACTGACGGAAGCGGACAGGCAGAAGGTGTTGGACTTCCTGATGCCGGAAAGCTCATTCAACCTGTTTCTGATCGGCGACATCCACAACTACGGTTTCTGCCGGGAGTTTCAGCGATTGTGGGGTGATTTTGATAACCAGGGGAACCTGCGGGCGGTGTTGCTCAGGTACTACGGGAACTATATCCCGTACTCCCGCAGGAAATTTGACGCGAAGGGGTTTGCCCGTCTGACCTTGGAGAGGGGGGATCTCAAGATCTTCTCCGGGATCAAGGAGATCGTGGACCAGTTCCAGTCACTGAACCTGTTGCCTCTGGACTGGGCCAATCGGCGGAATCTCCATTTTGCCGAACTGGATCGGGCAGAGCAGCTTTTCCTGGACGGTATGAATGATATATATCAAGTGCGCAAGGGAACGATTGACGACGTGCCGGCGATGACGGCCCTGATACACCAGATCGAAGAGTTCGCGCCCGATGACAGCACGGAACCGGCGCTGCGGCAGGCGTTTGAAACCGGCGATGGCCGTACATACGTGGTGACCCGGGAAGGCGAAATGGTGTCCATGGCCCGCACCACGGCCGAAAATCCGCATTCGGCGATGATTGTGGGCGTGGCAACGCATCCCGCACACCGCCGGCAGGGCCTCGCCAGCCTAGCCATGTCTCATCTGTGCCGGGAAGTGCTGGCGGAGGGGAAAAAGCTCTGCCTCTTTTACGATAACCCGGCGGCCGGGACCATCTATCGCCGGATCGGGTTCCGGGAGATCGGGATGTGGAGCATGGTGAATGCAGAACAGGGGAAATGA
- a CDS encoding DNA methyltransferase: MEREFLTTAQAAKYLGVSVSTLYRAVSQKALSCIRTPGGQRRFLRSELDDYLERSRFNTAPQNPSQYKQGKSLVMVANEPTVKVKSEYEYVPDVTSSKPTNEHSPKERETASTDKSTQEPSNTKRVVRNTLNDLSGKEWIAETKTVWFQKGLGSSHPEAQIERLHPAPFSYQDVARLIRFFTKQGQRVLDPFVGVGSTLKAAVLNGRDAVGIEIVEKWVELSHKRMETEVGERATGTYKVIHGDSTIEIPRLASQGELFDFIVTSPPYWSILGKKPDHKVKEVRLKQGVDVKYSNDERDLGNIEDYDLFLDRLSEFFLNCWDVLHPGKYMAIVVSDFRHGSKYIPFHSDLLNRLTKSSTHRQFELHGIKILVQNHKKLYPYGYPSTYVPNIHHQYVLIFRKPKIKAKRGTTVAANYEHHTAAD, from the coding sequence GTGGAACGAGAGTTTCTCACTACGGCGCAAGCTGCAAAATATCTAGGGGTTAGTGTTTCAACGCTGTACAGAGCAGTTTCCCAAAAGGCTCTCTCATGCATTCGCACACCGGGCGGACAGCGGCGCTTTCTTCGGTCGGAATTGGATGATTACTTGGAACGGAGTCGGTTTAATACAGCTCCGCAAAACCCTAGCCAATACAAACAGGGGAAATCGCTCGTCATGGTAGCAAATGAACCAACCGTTAAGGTGAAATCTGAATACGAATACGTTCCTGACGTGACATCCTCTAAACCAACGAATGAACACTCTCCCAAGGAACGGGAGACCGCCTCAACGGATAAATCCACTCAGGAGCCTTCGAATACGAAGCGTGTGGTTCGCAATACCTTGAACGATCTGTCTGGAAAAGAATGGATTGCCGAAACTAAAACTGTATGGTTTCAGAAAGGCTTGGGAAGTTCTCACCCCGAAGCACAAATTGAACGCCTGCATCCTGCACCATTTTCGTATCAAGACGTTGCTCGTCTTATCAGGTTTTTCACCAAACAGGGACAGAGAGTGTTAGATCCCTTCGTTGGTGTCGGTTCAACCCTAAAAGCCGCTGTCCTTAACGGACGAGATGCAGTCGGCATTGAGATCGTTGAAAAATGGGTTGAACTATCCCACAAAAGAATGGAAACAGAAGTTGGTGAAAGAGCTACCGGGACCTACAAGGTGATCCATGGTGACTCGACAATAGAGATCCCCCGTCTTGCTAGTCAAGGAGAGCTTTTCGACTTTATAGTCACAAGTCCCCCTTACTGGTCCATCCTGGGCAAGAAGCCTGATCATAAAGTCAAAGAGGTCCGCCTCAAGCAAGGAGTAGACGTCAAGTATAGCAATGATGAAAGAGACCTCGGAAACATCGAGGATTATGACCTCTTCTTAGACAGGCTCAGCGAATTTTTCTTGAATTGTTGGGATGTACTCCACCCAGGTAAGTACATGGCGATTGTCGTCAGTGACTTCCGACATGGGTCTAAATACATTCCCTTTCACTCGGACCTGTTAAACCGGCTCACTAAATCCAGCACGCACCGACAGTTTGAATTGCATGGTATCAAGATACTAGTCCAGAACCATAAGAAGCTCTATCCTTACGGGTATCCCAGTACATATGTACCCAACATTCACCACCAGTACGTGTTGATATTCCGAAAGCCTAAAATCAAAGCGAAGAGAGGTACGACTGTTGCCGCTAATTACGAACATCACACAGCAGCTGACTAA
- a CDS encoding excalibur calcium-binding domain-containing protein, whose amino-acid sequence MKRSTRRSGAGRSIRARHLRVTLWFETEKRFNVDPYDPHGSDRDCSDFKTQEEAQEFYEAAGGPEKDPHRLDPDKDNVACESLP is encoded by the coding sequence ATGAAGCGTTCAACGAGGAGAAGTGGTGCAGGGAGAAGTATCAGAGCTCGTCATTTGAGGGTCACGCTGTGGTTCGAGACGGAAAAACGATTTAATGTCGATCCCTATGATCCCCATGGCTCAGACCGTGACTGTTCGGACTTCAAGACCCAAGAGGAAGCGCAGGAGTTCTATGAAGCGGCAGGAGGCCCGGAGAAGGACCCCCATCGGTTGGACCCGGACAAGGACAATGTGGCTTGCGAGTCCCTCCCATGA
- a CDS encoding ATP-binding protein has product MHACPCGFFGWEEDRPCTCTARQVQRYRSKISGPLLDRIDIHVEVPRVDFKTLTSTKSGESSATIRERVNRARRIQEERFKGRANQTNSGMSPSDIRRHCPLDDASRRLLRAAFDSLGLSARAHGRILKVARTIADLAGEEKIREEHMAEAIQYRVLDRKFWE; this is encoded by the coding sequence CTGCATGCTTGCCCCTGCGGTTTTTTCGGTTGGGAGGAGGATCGACCCTGCACGTGTACCGCCCGCCAGGTGCAACGGTACCGTTCCAAGATATCGGGGCCCTTGCTGGACCGCATCGACATCCACGTGGAAGTACCGCGGGTGGACTTCAAGACCCTCACATCCACGAAGTCAGGGGAGAGCTCCGCGACGATCCGGGAACGGGTCAATCGGGCGCGGCGGATCCAGGAGGAGCGGTTTAAGGGGAGAGCTAACCAGACCAACAGCGGGATGAGCCCGTCGGACATCCGCCGCCATTGTCCTCTGGACGATGCGTCCCGCCGCCTGCTCCGGGCGGCCTTCGACTCCCTCGGACTCAGCGCCCGGGCCCACGGCCGCATCCTCAAGGTGGCGCGGACCATTGCCGACCTGGCGGGGGAGGAGAAGATCCGGGAGGAGCACATGGCGGAGGCGATCCAGTACCGGGTGCTGGACCGCAAGTTTTGGGAGTGA
- a CDS encoding helix-turn-helix domain-containing protein has protein sequence MRSLRSPFYDESGKTPAARIRQARIKKGLSIKELSEITGISTTSISKMENNHSRPSLPNLRTLAQVLDVPIAFLGCFENLPEQTIGQRIRKARLYHGFTKEEFAQQIDVNEKTLRKWETGYFEPLPHHLDTLAPYFKALNTKDYH, from the coding sequence ATGCGGTCCCTTCGATCTCCCTTTTACGACGAAAGCGGGAAAACTCCTGCCGCTCGAATCAGACAGGCCCGAATCAAAAAGGGGCTCTCAATCAAGGAATTATCCGAGATCACGGGGATCAGCACCACAAGCATCAGCAAAATGGAAAACAATCACTCCCGACCTTCCCTCCCCAATTTGCGGACATTGGCTCAGGTGCTGGACGTTCCCATTGCTTTCTTGGGCTGCTTCGAAAACCTTCCGGAACAAACAATCGGTCAAAGGATCAGGAAGGCCCGCTTGTATCACGGATTCACGAAAGAAGAATTTGCGCAGCAGATCGACGTCAATGAGAAGACTCTGCGAAAGTGGGAAACCGGATATTTCGAACCCCTGCCCCATCACCTGGATACTTTGGCCCCATACTTCAAGGCTTTGAATACGAAAGACTACCATTGA
- a CDS encoding spore germination protein, whose translation MRLFRGKGRSDRSMDTADFELTGHLDRDVKNLEKLLSSHDLTFRRISGKTELAVGFFSSLCNNDTLERDVIAPLNRAAGERALTKEDLYRHIHTGDVRQIKDEVELLELLLDGFAVILMDGRRGALAACVEDMKRRDISKPITEVVIRGSHEAFNESIIDSIGLIRRRLATERFRIEIVKVGKIAKSRIAFCYLDGIARPELVEEVRRRVRRIKKFIFDSGNLEQLIADHPLTPFPQLYYTERPDKAVASLLEGRVILLTDGSPYALIAPTTLFDLLHPSEDYYFHFLPASAIRIVRYISAFFALFLPSIYVVIVMYRPELIPTELFFRLVAQREGVPLPTVLEIFLMEVSFELMREAGIRLPPPAGQAVSIVGALIVGEAMINAGLVAPVTVIVTATTGLSSFTISAFHLSYGLRVLRFPILLFAAFIGIYGLIIATFLIMLHLLSLKSFGFPYLSPVVPGRSGDWRDVFIRFPMPSVQRQPAFLKNKPLFGRRRRR comes from the coding sequence ATGAGGTTGTTCCGGGGAAAAGGCCGTTCCGATCGATCGATGGATACGGCTGATTTTGAGTTGACCGGACATTTGGATCGCGATGTGAAAAATCTGGAGAAATTGTTATCCTCCCACGACTTGACGTTTCGGCGCATTTCAGGGAAGACGGAGCTTGCCGTCGGATTCTTTTCCAGCTTGTGCAACAACGATACGCTGGAGCGGGATGTGATTGCACCGTTAAACCGGGCTGCCGGAGAACGGGCTTTGACCAAGGAAGACCTCTATCGACATATCCACACGGGGGATGTCCGGCAGATCAAGGACGAGGTTGAGCTGTTGGAACTGTTATTGGACGGCTTTGCCGTCATCTTGATGGACGGTCGGCGTGGAGCCCTGGCTGCGTGTGTCGAAGATATGAAACGCCGGGATATTTCCAAGCCGATCACGGAAGTGGTGATTCGTGGCTCCCATGAAGCCTTCAATGAATCAATCATCGATTCGATCGGGCTGATTCGGCGAAGATTGGCCACGGAACGCTTCCGGATCGAAATAGTAAAAGTGGGCAAAATCGCGAAGAGCCGGATTGCATTTTGTTATCTCGACGGGATTGCCCGGCCCGAATTGGTGGAGGAAGTGCGCAGGCGGGTTCGAAGGATTAAAAAGTTCATCTTTGATTCGGGAAATCTGGAACAACTTATTGCCGATCATCCCCTGACTCCGTTTCCGCAGCTATATTATACGGAGCGCCCGGACAAAGCCGTGGCCAGTCTGTTGGAGGGTCGGGTCATTCTTCTCACCGACGGCTCCCCCTATGCCTTGATCGCGCCCACAACTCTGTTCGATCTGCTGCATCCGTCGGAGGACTATTATTTTCACTTCCTTCCGGCTTCGGCCATCCGGATCGTCCGCTATATCTCCGCCTTTTTTGCCCTGTTTTTGCCTTCCATTTACGTTGTGATCGTCATGTACCGTCCGGAGCTCATTCCCACGGAGCTGTTTTTCCGGCTGGTCGCCCAGCGGGAAGGAGTACCCCTGCCGACGGTGTTGGAGATTTTTCTGATGGAGGTATCCTTTGAACTGATGCGGGAGGCGGGCATCCGTCTTCCGCCGCCGGCGGGACAGGCCGTAAGCATCGTCGGGGCTTTGATCGTGGGCGAAGCGATGATCAATGCCGGGTTGGTCGCTCCGGTGACGGTGATCGTTACGGCCACGACCGGTCTTTCCTCCTTTACGATTTCGGCCTTCCATCTGTCCTACGGATTGCGTGTTCTGCGCTTTCCGATCCTGCTGTTTGCCGCCTTTATCGGGATTTACGGGTTGATCATCGCGACGTTTCTGATCATGTTGCACCTGTTATCCCTGAAATCCTTCGGGTTCCCCTATCTGTCACCGGTTGTTCCCGGTCGCTCAGGTGACTGGCGCGATGTGTTCATTCGATTTCCGATGCCCTCCGTTCAGCGTCAACCGGCCTTTTTGAAAAACAAGCCCCTTTTCGGCAGGCGGAGGAGGAGATGA
- a CDS encoding protein kinase domain-containing protein, whose amino-acid sequence MAHPDRAIDPAIVEHLRSLIAGGMMDKYPLLGEGLSGKVYEFEEYAVKVFKPDAGERNDAVLLSRLSGHASFPRMHYREKGWMVVDKVNGPTLWQALQGGEKLEGHLYEQIEAAVEHCYARGVIPDDLHLNNIMVDQEGRVKFVDVGRFFQTERAAAHKEALTEDLETLKYCGLFRLFSSSKPKKKLRWFSSDRHRRRSHSGSSPRRRRHFSSDRHWRRKKSSW is encoded by the coding sequence ATGGCTCATCCCGATCGCGCCATCGATCCCGCCATCGTGGAGCACCTCCGCTCCCTCATCGCCGGCGGCATGATGGATAAATATCCTCTCCTCGGTGAAGGATTGAGCGGCAAAGTCTATGAATTTGAGGAATATGCGGTCAAAGTGTTCAAGCCGGATGCCGGCGAAAGAAATGATGCGGTCCTGTTATCCCGCCTTTCGGGTCACGCCTCCTTCCCCCGGATGCACTACCGGGAGAAAGGATGGATGGTTGTGGACAAGGTGAACGGCCCTACCCTGTGGCAAGCCCTTCAGGGGGGAGAAAAACTGGAGGGGCATCTGTACGAACAAATCGAGGCAGCGGTGGAGCATTGCTATGCACGGGGCGTGATTCCCGACGACCTCCACCTGAACAACATCATGGTGGATCAAGAGGGGCGGGTGAAATTTGTGGATGTGGGCCGCTTTTTCCAGACCGAACGCGCGGCGGCCCATAAAGAGGCGTTGACGGAAGACCTGGAAACATTGAAATACTGCGGCCTGTTCCGGTTGTTCTCTTCCTCCAAACCGAAGAAAAAGCTCCGTTGGTTTTCCTCCGACCGTCACCGCCGCCGCAGCCACAGCGGCTCCTCCCCGCGGCGACGGCGCCATTTTTCGTCGGACCGGCACTGGCGTCGCAAAAAATCCTCCTGGTGA
- a CDS encoding ATP-dependent DNA ligase has product MDPLYNLEGIVIKRKDTPYQPGKRSWSWQKVIHWKEAEVVVTGYRKTSWYG; this is encoded by the coding sequence TTGGACCCGCTGTACAATTTGGAGGGCATTGTCATCAAGCGGAAAGATACCCCTTACCAACCGGGGAAACGCTCATGGTCTTGGCAAAAGGTGATCCACTGGAAAGAGGCCGAAGTGGTGGTTACCGGATACCGGAAGACGAGCTGGTATGGTTGA